A portion of the Desmodus rotundus isolate HL8 chromosome 8, HLdesRot8A.1, whole genome shotgun sequence genome contains these proteins:
- the RPSA gene encoding small ribosomal subunit protein uS2 isoform X2 — MSGGLDVLQMKEEDVLKFLAAGTHLGGTNLDFQMEQYIYKRKSDGIYIINLKRTWEKLLLAARAIVAIENPADVSVISSRNTGQRAVLKFAAATGATPIAGRFTPGTFTNQIQAAFREPRLLVVTDPRADHQPLTEASYVNLPTIALCNTDSPLRYVDIAIPCNNKGAHSVGLMWWMLAREVLRMRGTISREHPWEVMPDLYFYRDPEEIEKEEQAAAEKAVTKEEFQGEWTAPAPEFTAAQPEVADWSEGVQVPSVPIQQFPTDWSAQPATEDWSAAPTAQATEWVGTTTEWS, encoded by the exons ATGTCCGGAGGCCTTGATGTCCTGCAAATGAAGGAGGAGGATGTCCTCAAATTCCTTGCGGCAGGAACCCACTTAGGTGGCACCAACCTTGACTTTCAAATGGAACAGTACATCTACAAAAGGAAAAGTGATG GCATTTACATCATAAATCTGAAGAGGACCTGGGAGAAGCTCCTGCTGGCAGCTCGCGCCATCGTTGCCATTGAAAATCCTGCTGATGTCAGTGTCATTTCGTCCAGGAACACCGGCCAG AGAGCTGTGCTGAAGTTCGCTGCTGCCACTGGAGCCACACCCATTGCCGGCCGCTTCACTCCCGGCACCTTCACTAACCAGATCCAGGCAGCCTTCCGGGAGCCAAGACTTCTGGTGGTCACCGACCCCAGGGCTGACCACCAGCCTCTCACCGAGGCGTCCTATGTTAACCTGCCCACCATTGCTCTGTGTAACACAGACTCTCCTCTGCGCTACGTGGACATCGCCATCCCTTGCAACAACAAG GGGGCTCACTCAGTGGGTCTGATGTGGTGGATGCTGGCCCGGGAAGTTCTGCGCATGCGCGGCACCATCTCCCGCGAGCACCCGTGGGAGGTCATGCCTGATCTCTACTTCTACAGAGACCCTGAAGAG ATTGAGAAGGAAGAGCAGGCCGCTGCTGAGAAGGCTGTGACCAAGGAGGAGTTTCAGGGTGAATGGACAGCTCCCGCTCCCGAGTTCACCGCTGCTCAGCCCGAGGTGGCAGACTGGTCGGAAGGCGTGCAGGTGCCCTCTGTGCCTATTCAGCAGTTCCCTACTG ACTGGAGCGCTCAGCCTGCCACTGAAGACTGGTCTGCAGCCCCCACTGCGCAGGCCACGGAGTGGGTAGGAACAACCACTGAGTGGTCTTAA
- the RPSA gene encoding small ribosomal subunit protein uS2 isoform X1, whose product MSGGLDVLQMKEEDVLKFLAAGTHLGGTNLDFQMEQYIYKRKSDGIYIINLKRTWEKLLLAARAIVAIENPADVSVISSRNTGQRAVLKFAAATGATPIAGRFTPGTFTNQIQAAFREPRLLVVTDPRADHQPLTEASYVNLPTIALCNTDSPLRYVDIAIPCNNKGAHSVGLMWWMLAREVLRMRGTISREHPWEVMPDLYFYRDPEEIEKEEQAAAEKAVTKEEFQGEWTAPAPEFTAAQPEVADWSEGVQVPSVPIQQFPTEDWSAQPATEDWSAAPTAQATEWVGTTTEWS is encoded by the exons ATGTCCGGAGGCCTTGATGTCCTGCAAATGAAGGAGGAGGATGTCCTCAAATTCCTTGCGGCAGGAACCCACTTAGGTGGCACCAACCTTGACTTTCAAATGGAACAGTACATCTACAAAAGGAAAAGTGATG GCATTTACATCATAAATCTGAAGAGGACCTGGGAGAAGCTCCTGCTGGCAGCTCGCGCCATCGTTGCCATTGAAAATCCTGCTGATGTCAGTGTCATTTCGTCCAGGAACACCGGCCAG AGAGCTGTGCTGAAGTTCGCTGCTGCCACTGGAGCCACACCCATTGCCGGCCGCTTCACTCCCGGCACCTTCACTAACCAGATCCAGGCAGCCTTCCGGGAGCCAAGACTTCTGGTGGTCACCGACCCCAGGGCTGACCACCAGCCTCTCACCGAGGCGTCCTATGTTAACCTGCCCACCATTGCTCTGTGTAACACAGACTCTCCTCTGCGCTACGTGGACATCGCCATCCCTTGCAACAACAAG GGGGCTCACTCAGTGGGTCTGATGTGGTGGATGCTGGCCCGGGAAGTTCTGCGCATGCGCGGCACCATCTCCCGCGAGCACCCGTGGGAGGTCATGCCTGATCTCTACTTCTACAGAGACCCTGAAGAG ATTGAGAAGGAAGAGCAGGCCGCTGCTGAGAAGGCTGTGACCAAGGAGGAGTTTCAGGGTGAATGGACAGCTCCCGCTCCCGAGTTCACCGCTGCTCAGCCCGAGGTGGCAGACTGGTCGGAAGGCGTGCAGGTGCCCTCTGTGCCTATTCAGCAGTTCCCTACTG AAGACTGGAGCGCTCAGCCTGCCACTGAAGACTGGTCTGCAGCCCCCACTGCGCAGGCCACGGAGTGGGTAGGAACAACCACTGAGTGGTCTTAA